CTGTCCTGGCGGTAGACGGCTAAGATTTCAGCCAGGTTGGAGTTGGTCTGCGTCTTGGAGCCCTTCTCTATGTCTCCGTTGGTGACGGGCCctgtgacagaggagcagaaaaccCGCAAATGTCAACACCTCTCTGACATCAAAGCTAGAGGCTAATGTatcaaaatgttaaaattaaataaaaaaaaaataaagatgcaaCAACTGCCTGACCTTCcaactcctcctcttcatcttcgtcATCGCTGGACTCACTGATGTGCACGGTGATGGAGCGGCTCGTGACGGGACTCCAGTCGAAATAAATGCCGAAGCCGATGTCGTAGCCGTCCGTGGCGAACTCCCAGCACATTTTCTTGGCCTCCGGGATGGTGGGAACGTGCACCGTCATGATGTCGCCTCGGTACACTGTCACCACGCTGTCCTCCTCCGCTCGGAGCTTTGCCTTCAGCTCATTCAGGGCAGCAGATGTCCATGTGGTCGGTGGTTTCAGGGGCGGCCTCTGGGCTATTAACAGGAGCAACAAATGCAAAGCAGGGCTGCGACATTACGTTCCACAGCTTGGAATTGCATTGGTTCATATTCCAAGATTTATCATTACCATTAAATGTTTAAACGTAGATTTCACAACTGCATACCAGTATATTATTTACAACATTGTGCACCACTACAGATTACAGAGAAAGGATGCATCATGTCTCAGTGTAAGATTGCACCCCTAATTTATTCATGCAGTTGCCGTTTTTATTAGttcagcatcttttttttttaaatcactttttaatGTATTGTTCGTTTTTAATGTGTAGCTTGTGTGTatgtaaaatctatttttttttttttttcctctgcatcAGTCACACAAATGTTAATGACACGCGCGTGACATTTAAAGAAACAGCCCATACGACCCCGTGGAAGTAGTTCGAATAAAACTTGATATTTTGCGTAAAAtcacaagagcagcagctcccccACCTTTCTTGTCAACATCGAGCTGACAGTTGCCAGCActgttctcctcttctccctccccaTGGAGTGGCTCAGGAGGGTCCTCTTGATTACCCTCAaaatgcacgcacacgcaaacacacacaagatgtTACAGCTTAGAAAAGGAAGACTGCTGCACATGTGAACACAATCTACCTGAGCATGCTGCGCGGAGTCCTCCATACCAGCTTGTTTTTTGAATGGGGCGCAGCTCTGTGAGAGGTCCGTACTCTGGAGCCTGAAAACAGGATAGATGGCTCATAGGATACAGGAAGTACAACAGAGTCTCCTCCTTCAGCACTTTCTGTAGCAACAGGCTACCTGTCCGGCGGTCGACTATCGAACTGTTTGGACGTTATTCCCGGAAAcgaagagatggagagggatGACAGCCGGGACTGCAGCTCTGATGTGTCTCCTGGTGTCTCCATGAGGGTAGAAACGCACCACAGGCTGGCAGAGATGTGACCCCGCCTCTCCAGCAGCCACCGGGGGAGGAAACAAACTCACCTCCGGTTACCGATGATCGCTAACCACACTACTTACCTAATCGTTTCGATCGCAAAACGTTGCTCTTTCGGAGCAGCGCCGAAGAAACGTGTGCGTCACGGCGTTTGTTAAGCGTGCCTTTTGAGTAAAACTAGCACGCAGTGAAAATGCTAACTATTAtttggctaatgctaaccacGTCCGCAGATCAACGCGTCTCTCCACGGCGCACCGCTGGCGCTTGGACCTCGATTTCATTTGATTTAGATCCAAATCAGGCGGTTGGAAAATGCCGATGCAAATCGTAGCCCCCGTGCGACGCCTCTCTGCCAGCAGAAATCCTTCTGCCTCCAAAGGttccgggaaaaaaaaaagttttcacacTTCCGTGTTGACGGAAATGGAAGAAAGTGCAGCTGTCCTTCAACACCAAAGACGCGGCTTTTTAGTTCATTTTCTAATCCACTTCTATATAATTCACGTAATTCATGTCTTATGTACCATGGGACAGTTCGAAAAATAACAATCACACCAATCGGCTTATTTCTTGAATAAATTCtacacctttttaaaaacaaaaaaggatgCATATTAGGAACCAATATGTGATATTTTCCTGCAATTACGCTTTCTCAACAGCAGATTGGGTCTTTAAATCAATATTGTGCTTTGTTTCTAGTTAATATAGGATTCCTGCGAAATTCTGCAGGGTGACAGCCGTCTTTAAGAAGGATTTTCTTTCCTCACCATCTACAACTTTAAGTTACATTATGATAATGACAACAGCAGTGGATAACTTGgatgaacaaaataaaagtcgTGTTGTAAAACGTGTTTGGGTCTCATGGCACAGATCCTTTACAGAAATGCAACAGTCCATCCTATAAACAGACAGTTATTAAGTTTCGCTTTGGTTTATTCAACcatttattttccctttcatGCTTTTCAATACAAATTCATCAATCAAATGTACATTTATGTACAGGAAAGACAAAACCATCCACATGAACAGTAAACTTACAGATCAAAAGTCTGACACATATCACACAAAAGGTCAATGTGCAGGATATCTGAACGGTGACTGGGTCACTAAAGTTGACTAGCTGATTCAACAGTGAACACATCTCCTACatttaaaagcagcaaaataaGAGACATCACTGAGTAAAGCTCCAAAAGAAATTTGTGAAATGTCCCCATCTATTATTTGTTTCATAAAGTAGGTCATTCATGAGCTGATTAAAGATGCGGACAATGACTGGATTTGTTCCTGTGTATGTGAAATGATACAAGTCCGCCTTTATTTACAGAAAATAACCAGACCGTACAATACAAAGCATCTTGTATAAATTAAAAATCATAATTACAGCTACTGtcatcagtgttttgtttttttacagggCAAAGAAAAAGCAACACAACCTGTAAACCATCTGAGGATGAGATAAATGTTTCTGTTTAATTAGATTTTTCATCTATTGTTTCCATGAACTATACACGTGCGCGTCGCTGGCCTCAAACCTCTTTGATTCGATGTGCAGTTGGACAATGCTCATAACTGAAGGCACCAGGAGGGTTCTGGAAAGCTGATACAAGCTAAATGCCAGAATCAGAGGATCTCATGTCCGCCTGGATTTGCATGTGTCAGATCATATACCTTTGATGGATGTTGGTTCTGTCCTGGAGCTCTACATGAAAAATCCGAGTTACTCTTCGCCCTGCCTCCACTTCTGTGACTCTTCCTGCCTTGCGTCAGGGTGAATCTGGTTCCTCATTCCACCTAAGACATTAGAGGTGGCCTCAGTGGCCACGATGAGCGGCTTGACCACAGCTGGCGGCAGCTGGCGGAGAACTCCGCCCACTGCCCCTGTCATCCCGCGCTGTTCGTGCTCCCTGGTGGCTGTGTCATAGATGGTCAGTGCCGTGTCTGTAATGCCCTGTCGATGTAAAACCGCCACATTTTAACAATCAGCTCTTGTTTTTGTGAGCAATTCAAAAGCAATTTACCTCTTTTACTACTGTGTAAGCTTTGGCCACGCCCTCTCTCAGGTCGACGGGCTGATGAGCCAGTCTGTAAGGGATGTACCGTTTTACCCTCTTTGTGTCTCTCTCATCAGGGACTGGAGACACCATGTCGTAggctgtctctgctgctgcctgagaTGTTACGCAGCCGTAAGAAATGATCAACTGGAGGGAACCCAGACTTTATTGTTCAGGGTGGAAAGGTGAGCCTACCTGGATGGTCCGCACCATCCTGTTGGTGAGCTCCAGGGCGGCCATGGCTGTCGACGTGCCGAAAGAGGCAGTGCCCCTCTGAAAACCACGAACAATCCGACCGTCTTTCCTGTACTGCTCGATGGGGAGCCAGACCAAATCCCTGAATCCCTGAACTGAACAGATCAATCATTCATGAGACAGAAGTTTCAATGTTAATAAGACATTTACCACATACATTGGGAATTTGCTAAAATCCCGTGTTGCTCTCACCCAGCTGGACCAGTGAGTGAATAGGCCCCACACCACCCAACAGCCCCGGAAGCTGATTCTTCTTTATGTCAGTAAGCCATTCGTTGATTGCATAGGAAAACAACTTATCCACACCTAATAATCTAAGGGATTGCAAAGATTACCAAGCGTTAGTTTGTAGCGAGGAGTAATTGTGTTATGCAGACGTTCTCATTATGCTGTCAGTTATCTAATTACTGAGATAAACAAACCCTTGTCTGTAGCACAAGCGCCTCAATTTCAACTCTGAGCAGTTAAGTTGTGTCAACCCCATAATTATTCCAGCAAAGGTCCCCTGCaacagagcaaacacacacatatttatgaTAGAGAACTAAAAGAAGGTGGAACGTCTACACCGATTATCCCTCTTGGACCCTGTACCTGCTCCATCGACACGTGTTTTCCATGGTAATCCAGACGAATTGGAACCTCAGAGGTAAATCTGAACTCCCTGTGAGGACATAAGCAGTTTTTTTAGATGCAGACAAGCCACTAATTGGACAGGGTTTTTAATAACACCCACCTAAAGAATATGGGCTGGTCTGTGAACGAGGGTGCAGAAGATTCACTGTCAGCCATTTCCTCCCTGCTGGAGAAGCCATTGTGATTCAAACCTCTCTGAGTGGGCAGCGAGATGATTGGGGCTGGGTCGTGGCTGCTGCTGGCGTGTTTGGAGAAGCTACAAGAGATCTCTGGGGTGGCTGCTTTTTTAATAGGAACACAGATGGCTGGGAAACCAAGTAAAAACAAGTTAGGAATCAAAGATAAAGTTTGACATCTATAGTAATGTGACAGTGTATTTAACCTTCTTGTGATGGCGATGAGAAAAACTCCACCTCTGTAGCAAGACTGGTAAAGAagtccttcaagaaaaacagtgCATCCTTcaaagaaccccccccacaaaaaaaaggaaaccacTCTGTTAtttgaaaaacaggaaaatgagttGCTCATGTTTGATGCAGCAGAAAAATCTTTACCTGATCAATATTGAGGCGAAGGGGCGTGAGTGAAACACGCAAGCAGCATTCCTGTGGAGCCTGGCTGGACTCCGGACACATGTGGAGAGCCTTAACTGTCAACtaagaaaggaaacaaaacaaacgtGCCCAGGAGTTTACAGCGTGCCGACACTGGGCTGGGTTAATACCAGCGTGATGCCTTTCTCACCATATTTGAATGAGCTTTTCTGGGCATTTCCTTGCTCGAATACAAGTAAAGGAACTTATTCATCTGTGAGGCAGCTAGTCTGTCTCGAATCTCCaagtcctggaccacaaacacctgtCGAGACACCGGCTGATCCACTGTCGGCCCAGAAGCCCCCTGAGCCTGCGGGTACACATCGTGCTGAAACCGCACCTTAAACGGGTGAAAAGAGAACGCGATCAGCACTGAAGACGGTACGGAGTGATTGTAACATCGCTCGATGGGCGATTCCGAACATTTGTTCCATATGAAGACCTTTACCTTGCTGAGCTGTATCTCCATCAACACATCAGtgttccttcctctccctcccccagaACGGCTTGAACTCTTGGATTGTCGGACCGGAGTCTGGGAGGGGGAGCTATGAGGTGTAGAACTGAAATgtaacaaaaatgaaaagaaaaaaacaccttttccaCTTTAGAGCTTATTTAATTGTGCAGGCACATCTGAACAGCTATTGGCTCACCCCCAACTTCTAGAAGGAGATGCTGTTAACGTTGTGCTCCCAAAGTCTTTCCCACCGTAGAGGTGCCAGATGACAGAGATCTCCTTGATGAGGTAGCGCACCTCTGGGATGGGAAAGTTCAGGGCTCCGTGGCTTGAGTCACTCCCACACAAGGGCTGGCTGAAATGGTCATCTTTAATGACCACAGGATCTGAAGTAAGCCGCTTTACCACTGGTTCCTGATCAAGATCCTGTAAAAGACAAATAAGACAACATATACTCTAACTCTCTTTGTTGTGAATCCATAACTGTGACCGTCCTGACCTCTCGTCTGAAGCCGGGTGTCTCCAGGATACAAAAGTCATCAGCCTCTTGGGCCAGATTGGGAACAGGGGTGATGAGAGGAGAGTGAAGGACGGGACAAGTGGGGCTTAAATCTTGGTTAAGATTTCCGCTCTCATCCGGGAACAAGAACAGGTCTGAGCGGGGTGGATCGTGATCTTGACAGTGTTCTTCTCGTGCGCCTGTGGATATGGACAAAATGGTGTAAGAGGAGGCGTTTCATCCAATGCTGAAACTGTGTGAAGTCTTCACCATTCTGCTGCAGCCCTGATGCATGCTGGCCTTCTGTCTCCTCCATCGCTTCGCTCATCAAATCCTGCAACATCTGCTGCTCAATATCAGCCAGAAACGACGTCTGAGGTGTGACCCGACTTGGAAATTCAACCTGACCAACATATATTCAAATACGTGTCACCTTCGTTAAGTATTGTAACACAAGCCTGTGTTGGTGTCACTGCTGACCTTGGTCCTCTGTGAGGTACTGCTGTGTTTgggctctggttctgctgggggCAGTAAGTCTCCATAGCTGGCTACATACTGAATAAGGTTCATGAGGGCAGCACAGGAGTCCGAACAGGTTCTGATGTGAATAATGTCGCTGGAGCAGCGCAGTTCGAACCTTGGCTCTTTCTATCATCCACACAAAATGTAATAGATTACTTTTCAATTTTCCTGACTTAACATTTCACACATGTGATCCGAAGATGGCTTTTACCAGCTTTCCGTCAGCTCCAGGTTTGGCAGCTGTGATCCTGAGCTCCAGAGTTCCCATGTCCACCACTTGCACATAGTCTGtgacaaagtaaagaaaatgGGTCAAAGTTCTGTTCATTTCTCTTCAATCATGGTCGTTGCTCACGTACCACGTGCCAGATTGACAGAGACGGCATTGGCCCTGTCTGACAGGAACACGGCAGCCTCATCCAATATGATCCTGCATGATATAACAGATAAAAGCCACCGTACAAGGTAACCGTTTAAGATGCCGCTCTACATGTCAGATCAAGAGCCCCTACATACCTGAGTGATGAGGAAGAGTGATCTAAAGACACACTGCTGGAGATACTAAAGGTCTCTACAACCAACAGTGATCTGAGTGGCAGATAAAGGGGTCTGCAACAGAAAGAACAGATGCTACATTAGAATCCTTAAGGATTAAAGAGGGCTATCAAAGAGACGCCTACTTTACCTGTAGTCAAGAGAACAGCTCCACAGGTGTAAGTGTAGGGTGGAGACCGAGGTGGGAGGGGCGTATCCCAACACTGGCTCATTGGTGATATTCAGAAAGTCAACAATCTGTGGCACAGAGAACTGTCAGTAATACGCCACAGGAACATTTACTTAATGGCCACAGAGAATTAAAACAGTCATTTAGGCCTACCTGATCGTACCAACCCGTGCAAGGAGGGGCCATTTTATGCTGCAaggtggctcctctcactccaACAGCAATAAGAATTTCCTGTATTTAAAAAACCATCATCACTGAGTCCTTTCCCAGagagtttttttaaattttcttatATAGACCCTCCCTTGGAAAGACTgatgacaagaaaaaaaatgtctgttctgcatctgaGTTGACCAAATATCTCCAAACCTGCAGCTAACCTTGTAGCTGTAGCCTCATCATTGTGAAATGAGaaattgttttttattgtttattacaTGTACAACTGCTCTGTGGTATCATTCACCCTCTCATGCATGTACTTTCTGTCTTACATTTTTCTGTTCTCATTATTCTATTGTAACTACTGTGACACAAGAAAACTAAATATTAGAGCAGAATGAAAAGCCTTTATTCATATGAGATCATATGCCCATTAAAATGGTGACACTAAAAGCATACTAAATATGCTGGGACTTATTTAAAGTGGTAGAATTGTGAGCTTGTGGCAGCTGAACTTCATCATCTCAGAGGAAATCCTGCACTTTTACTGTTCAGCTCTTTGGGACTGTAAAATAATAGTATAGTAATAATAGTATGAccaactagaaaaaaaaaacactgggaGAGAGCAGATTTTCACCAAGCAGGTCATTTTCCCAcgtattgtgatttccacccaCACTATAGCATTTATACAGCACTCGCTTTAGTTATACAAGGTTTCATAACATTGACGGGTGCTTTATGATCAATGTCCATTGGCAAAGGTCAAGCCCCTCCGGAAACCCGCACATCACCAAAAATCAGTCATCTATTGCTTGGCCAATTATCAACACGTGCTGAAAATGTGATTGAAATCATTTTAGAACTTTCTGAGTTATTTTGCTCAGTCGTAAATGCTGGCTGTCACATAACCCGGAGGTACATATACTTGGTTTAAACTGTACACGTGGGGCTTTTCCATCCCTGTTATGAGGAGCAAACACAAAAAGCCATATTTTCCTCTAACACTTTCTCCACAGCAGATGGCGCCTGTAGCACATTATAAAACGGAAAGGTGAATTCAAGCAATCTGATTGGTTGTTATTCGTGCTATACTGCGCATGTCAGTTGTGCCTTTGTGACATATCCCTCCACGCTgagcaacaacacaaacaaacagaacttCTAGCTTAAGTATTGTTAACCTAACGGATGGTCTGTACAACAGAGAGCACGGAAATAAAGCGCTTTGTAGATTGGTTTGAGGATAACAGTGTGTCAATGGACGTTAAAACGATGTCTAAACAGCACTCCAACAACATTCCTAGAGATGGTCCTGTCGGGAACGCAACGGTTAACTCGGCTCTATGGACCTAGCATCATCATCGGTCTTCATCTTTTCTCCGTGTCCACTGCAGCTACTCATGGTGCCTCCTCACAAACAACAATGcctcattttttttgtttctgtttcattttcGAGTGACAAGGTGCAATTCTTTTCTTTCAAATAGACAACTTGAGACTGTTTTGATGAACAAGACTGATGGACGAGACCTAAATGTAATGAACGCTGACTCAGGTGAGGAGCTTCTGTGGTTTGGGGATAACGTAGATGACAGGTATGAGATTTTAAAACCGCCAGAAGATGCAGAAACCTATGGGGAGGACTGCAGTACTGAGGACTCTGACAAAGAAGACTCCTTGGAAAAGGACTCTGATGAGGAGGAGTTAGAAATACCATATACATCTACTGGATCATCTAAAATGAGGttcagggaggaagaggaagagaaggacagGAGCAGATAACAGCAGACAGTTTCCAACTGACTATTCAGGCAGAAAATACACAAAGAACCAGCCTGCGGGTGATCTTGATGTGGACGTGAAGTTCAATGCCGGTGCAGATTTTACAAGGAAAAGATGTGAAGAACCAGATGCTGACCAATAGAAATTAAAAGGCGTCAAGTGTGTTGACAAAACAAATGAGAGGCAAATGGCCATAAGACAATGATTCCTCCAGAAGAAAACCCTCTTGGCAATGTAATGGAATTTTCAGTagttaaatacaaaaatatgtaGATTAAGTTCCCACAAAATCTGATATTTTAACTGCTACAAGTGCTAAATAGTTTTTGgaccagccagccatcagccaGCTTTAAGAATATGTTGCAGTTTGAACTTAGGTTATATAAACCAATAATCAGCAGTTACTGTTGGGTTGTAATGGCAGGGGCTCAAAACGTGTCTCATGTGATTTTGTTTCCCTTGGAAGTCCTTCAGTGCTGTGTTTACTACATGAATGACAGAGATAACGTAATGCTATGGATCAAAGACAAACATGCAAGATTATATCAAATGTGGCTGTCAGATACTGCATCAGTAGTTTATGTAAACTACTTTTGTAAAGGAGAACGAGGTTACCTCGAGACCTGTGTTGGTGTTGTGCTGATGTACAGGAGGCCTAAAAGGTTATTGCCAAAATGGACTAAAACATTTAGCCAGCAGGTGATAGGAGTCTCTACCTTGATGTTGTGCTCTGGGTTCGGTGATGATACTTTGACGGCCACGGACACCATGCTCCGAGCCTCCAGGCCGATGCACTCTGAGGGCGTTGAAGATCTCTCGGGGGAAGTCTCTGATTGGTAGATAGTTGGATCTAACCAGTGAGGATGTGTCCTGGACGGCAAATTGACGTCCAAGACGGAAAGGCCTCCATCCACAAGTCCTGATTAGTTGAACAAAGTGagagataaataaaaaatgtaaaaaaacaaaacaaataatgaGGTCACAATCTAGCTGTATGACAATACCATACAATATTGAAGTTGTGTTAATACTGGGGTTAAATACCTTGGTGATACATGCAAACACTGCTGGTGTGGAAACAGATGTAATGTTGATCTTTGTAGCCCTCGTGCTGCATGACACTGAACAACACGCCATTCTTTAGCTCCAGCCAGAATTCaccatgtttgtttttcaatACAGTTTTGTCCTTCTGAAAgaaagcaacaacagaaacTAAACCCAATCCATTCACAAAGCATTTTACATTGGGCCAAGCTGGAAAAATCAGTGAGTGTTTACCATAGCATTAGCTTGTAGCGCGATCAGACCGTGATTGACACTGACGATGACAGAAAATAGGCTCTGGGAGGTCTTGCTTTGGGCTTTGGGCTTTTTCTTCTTGCGAGACTGGAGGCTTGGGTCTGAAGCAGGAATGTAATAATGCATGGTTTCTTCATCTGACCCGCTGGTCTCATCTGAAAATACGACAGGCCAGTAAGATTTAAACTGCAACGGTGCTGTGATGTCTGATGTCTGTCAGctcaccatcaggaccagagGAGCGAAACTGACTAAAGCTGTCTTTGGAGTAAGTGTTGATCAACTGACTGGCGACAGAGAGGCCAACTCCATAAGGGATGTTTTCCACCGTCTCCACGGGAGATGGAGCAGTCGGCTCCCAAAGCAGCAAATCGTTATTTATCCTAAAATATATAGAATAAGGCCCGCTCTAAATCTCAAAATGAAAGTAATTAATGATTATAGAAATCTTTAGGCGTTTGTACCTGTTGTGCAGTGTTTCATAAAATGCTTTGCTGGGGAAGGATAACTGCACATTGGGGAGACACAACTCAACAATGAACCTTGAGTTGCTCATGGTCTTCTCCTGGAATTCCGTCATCTCAGTGACGTCACCCGGAATGACCATCTGCAATGGAAACAATAAAGACACCGAGTGCATCATCACCGCCTGCTCTCTCGGGAGGGTTAGGTATGCAAACCACCACTCTTGTTTTGCAGAACCCCACCTCTGTTCAGAAATTCCCTCACGCCTGAATGCAAACATGCACCATGCGGAAACAGTTTGCTGTTAGCTTCAACCGCTGACGTCATTTGATGTCCACCATAACTATAACTTACCTCCTCATTTTCGTACATGACCCTTCG
Above is a genomic segment from Takifugu rubripes chromosome 2, fTakRub1.2, whole genome shotgun sequence containing:
- the tmed8 gene encoding protein TMED8 codes for the protein METPGDTSELQSRLSSLSISSFPGITSKQFDSRPPDRLQSTDLSQSCAPFKKQAGMEDSAQHAQGNQEDPPEPLHGEGEEENSAGNCQLDVDKKAQRPPLKPPTTWTSAALNELKAKLRAEEDSVVTVYRGDIMTVHVPTIPEAKKMCWEFATDGYDIGFGIYFDWSPVTSRSITVHISESSDDEDEEEELEGPVTNGDIEKGSKTQTNSNLAEILAVYRQDSHLSVNGGSHEFPGEGTYLLKFDNSYSLWRNKTLYYRVYYSA
- the LOC101069427 gene encoding autophagy-related protein 2 homolog B isoform X1 — protein: MPWPFSESIKKRACRYLLHRYLGNFLEEKLSLDQLSLDLYQGTGSLSQVPLDKWSLNELLETADAPFEVITGFIQTISLTVPWAALVQENCALEVKGLEMVFRPKPRVASGTEPMCWSSFMTSSMQLAKECLSQKLTDDLGESFQPFEGLEKFAETIETVLRRVKVTFLDTVLRIEHIPENSKTGIALEIRINKTVYCDETNEETSDVNVHQPTTFAHKNLQMEGITVFWDEFSEVSRAGCKSSPTPTETEPKLSPSWNPKIICEPHPQFTEPVYSAAPFEAVQVGSLGGKIKISLTLKNNLAMPGAKLDVDGHIDTLLILLSPRQVHLLLDLFGAFSGGGSQEWSKDRKSRPMQQEDEYRLHMELNRCLKKDTTVTGVDPELFESQTTRTVSSRDDVFFSMADMDMSHSLSSLPPLGEPPTVDLDLSLNSNYSASPGESPSANATALWDDYIDLPRHREKQVNESPIVLQDSQLHQNVLRQASHPSKPHGDESRPELLLNLKLSSLAISVLHIDPLPPPDAAHSPLGPMAAHFFRTVGPQHLAPAAFLESRNIFNQACPHDNLRFVAQGLKISYEHCKGSSLRTFNTDVSLNQMEFLECLFPSEGFSSDSQRGIQYTELLTFDMASPDVPLQTCLHLLYKQKERKGPQSGQFRLSTIPRKAEIQVELGPVRCELDISIVDRLNSLLQPQKLAATELMASHLYTSYNKHVSLHKAFTEVFLDDSHTPSNCHVSLTVNAPVLGLALRFPIPDLRSDQERGPWFKKSLQKEVLFLELEDLEVKTEFMAGNSPDQTKLELTFRELIGKFQQETNHPAVRFLRVSHTMDGDMTTSESVKFDWPRVVLKMNPTAVHSILERVQAEDDEGVEDHSLEEEEEEGAAHSLKDVCDFGKAEPSPFSSRRVMYENEEMVIPGDVTEMTEFQEKTMSNSRFIVELCLPNVQLSFPSKAFYETLHNRINNDLLLWEPTAPSPVETVENIPYGVGLSVASQLINTYSKDSFSQFRSSGPDDETSGSDEETMHYYIPASDPSLQSRKKKKPKAQSKTSQSLFSVIVSVNHGLIALQANAMKDKTVLKNKHGEFWLELKNGVLFSVMQHEGYKDQHYICFHTSSVCMYHQGLVDGGLSVLDVNLPSRTHPHWLDPTIYQSETSPERSSTPSECIGLEARSMVSVAVKVSSPNPEHNIKEILIAVGVRGATLQHKMAPPCTGWYDQIVDFLNITNEPVLGYAPPTSVSTLHLHLWSCSLDYRPLYLPLRSLLVVETFSISSSVSLDHSSSSLRIILDEAAVFLSDRANAVSVNLARDYVQVVDMGTLELRITAAKPGADGKLKEPRFELRCSSDIIHIRTCSDSCAALMNLIQYVASYGDLLPPAEPEPKHSSTSQRTKVEFPSRVTPQTSFLADIEQQMLQDLMSEAMEETEGQHASGLQQNGAREEHCQDHDPPRSDLFLFPDESGNLNQDLSPTCPVLHSPLITPVPNLAQEADDFCILETPGFRREDLDQEPVVKRLTSDPVVIKDDHFSQPLCGSDSSHGALNFPIPEVRYLIKEISVIWHLYGGKDFGSTTLTASPSRSWGSTPHSSPSQTPVRQSKSSSRSGGGRGRNTDVLMEIQLSKVRFQHDVYPQAQGASGPTVDQPVSRQVFVVQDLEIRDRLAASQMNKFLYLYSSKEMPRKAHSNMLTVKALHMCPESSQAPQECCLRVSLTPLRLNIDQDALFFLKDFFTSLATEVEFFSSPSQEAICVPIKKAATPEISCSFSKHASSSHDPAPIISLPTQRGLNHNGFSSREEMADSESSAPSFTDQPIFFREFRFTSEVPIRLDYHGKHVSMEQGTFAGIIMGLTQLNCSELKLRRLCYRQGLLGVDKLFSYAINEWLTDIKKNQLPGLLGGVGPIHSLVQLVQGFRDLVWLPIEQYRKDGRIVRGFQRGTASFGTSTAMAALELTNRMVRTIQAAAETAYDMVSPVPDERDTKRVKRYIPYRLAHQPVDLREGVAKAYTVVKEGITDTALTIYDTATREHEQRGMTGAVGGVLRQLPPAVVKPLIVATEATSNVLGGMRNQIHPDARQEESQKWRQGEE
- the LOC101069427 gene encoding autophagy-related protein 2 homolog B isoform X2: MCWSSFMTSSMQLAKECLSQKLTDDLGESFQPFEGLEKFAETIETVLRRVKVTFLDTVLRIEHIPENSKTGIALEIRINKTVYCDETNEETSDVNVHQPTTFAHKNLQMEGITVFWDEFSEVSRAGCKSSPTPTETEPKLSPSWNPKIICEPHPQFTEPVYSAAPFEAVQVGSLGGKIKISLTLKNNLAMPGAKLDVDGHIDTLLILLSPRQVHLLLDLFGAFSGGGSQEWSKDRKSRPMQQEDEYRLHMELNRCLKKDTTVTGVDPELFESQTTRTVSSRDDVFFSMADMDMSHSLSSLPPLGEPPTVDLDLSLNSNYSASPGESPSANATALWDDYIDLPRHREKQVNESPIVLQDSQLHQNVLRQASHPSKPHGDESRPELLLNLKLSSLAISVLHIDPLPPPDAAHSPLGPMAAHFFRTVGPQHLAPAAFLESRNIFNQACPHDNLRFVAQGLKISYEHCKGSSLRTFNTDVSLNQMEFLECLFPSEGFSSDSQRGIQYTELLTFDMASPDVPLQTCLHLLYKQKERKGPQSGQFRLSTIPRKAEIQVELGPVRCELDISIVDRLNSLLQPQKLAATELMASHLYTSYNKHVSLHKAFTEVFLDDSHTPSNCHVSLTVNAPVLGLALRFPIPDLRSDQERGPWFKKSLQKEVLFLELEDLEVKTEFMAGNSPDQTKLELTFRELIGKFQQETNHPAVRFLRVSHTMDGDMTTSESVKFDWPRVVLKMNPTAVHSILERVQAEDDEGVEDHSLEEEEEEGAAHSLKDVCDFGKAEPSPFSSRRVMYENEEMVIPGDVTEMTEFQEKTMSNSRFIVELCLPNVQLSFPSKAFYETLHNRINNDLLLWEPTAPSPVETVENIPYGVGLSVASQLINTYSKDSFSQFRSSGPDDETSGSDEETMHYYIPASDPSLQSRKKKKPKAQSKTSQSLFSVIVSVNHGLIALQANAMKDKTVLKNKHGEFWLELKNGVLFSVMQHEGYKDQHYICFHTSSVCMYHQGLVDGGLSVLDVNLPSRTHPHWLDPTIYQSETSPERSSTPSECIGLEARSMVSVAVKVSSPNPEHNIKEILIAVGVRGATLQHKMAPPCTGWYDQIVDFLNITNEPVLGYAPPTSVSTLHLHLWSCSLDYRPLYLPLRSLLVVETFSISSSVSLDHSSSSLRIILDEAAVFLSDRANAVSVNLARDYVQVVDMGTLELRITAAKPGADGKLKEPRFELRCSSDIIHIRTCSDSCAALMNLIQYVASYGDLLPPAEPEPKHSSTSQRTKVEFPSRVTPQTSFLADIEQQMLQDLMSEAMEETEGQHASGLQQNGAREEHCQDHDPPRSDLFLFPDESGNLNQDLSPTCPVLHSPLITPVPNLAQEADDFCILETPGFRREDLDQEPVVKRLTSDPVVIKDDHFSQPLCGSDSSHGALNFPIPEVRYLIKEISVIWHLYGGKDFGSTTLTASPSRSWGSTPHSSPSQTPVRQSKSSSRSGGGRGRNTDVLMEIQLSKVRFQHDVYPQAQGASGPTVDQPVSRQVFVVQDLEIRDRLAASQMNKFLYLYSSKEMPRKAHSNMLTVKALHMCPESSQAPQECCLRVSLTPLRLNIDQDALFFLKDFFTSLATEVEFFSSPSQEAICVPIKKAATPEISCSFSKHASSSHDPAPIISLPTQRGLNHNGFSSREEMADSESSAPSFTDQPIFFREFRFTSEVPIRLDYHGKHVSMEQGTFAGIIMGLTQLNCSELKLRRLCYRQGLLGVDKLFSYAINEWLTDIKKNQLPGLLGGVGPIHSLVQLVQGFRDLVWLPIEQYRKDGRIVRGFQRGTASFGTSTAMAALELTNRMVRTIQAAAETAYDMVSPVPDERDTKRVKRYIPYRLAHQPVDLREGVAKAYTVVKEGITDTALTIYDTATREHEQRGMTGAVGGVLRQLPPAVVKPLIVATEATSNVLGGMRNQIHPDARQEESQKWRQGEE